The stretch of DNA CACCGGCGGCGGCTCATCGCGGCGCGGGATGCGCCCGAAGTAGCGCTCCGCGTACGCCGCCACGGCGTCCTCGTCCACGTCGCCCACCACCGCCACGATGGCGTTGTTGGGGCCGTAGTAGCGCTCGTGGTAGGCGCGCACGCGCGCGCGGGTCAGCGCGCCCAGGTCGCGCGCGTGGCCTATCACCGGCACGCCATACGGGTGCACGCGGTAGGCGGCCGCGAGCAGCGCCTGCTCCAGCCGCCCGCCCGACTGATCTTCCACGCGCAGCCGGCGCTCCTCGGCGACCACGTCGCGCTCGGTGTAGAACTCGCGGAAGACGGGGTCGGACATGCGATCGGCCTCGAGCGCGAACCACAGCTCGATCCGGTTCGAAGGCAGCTCCACGAAGTACGTGGTGGCGTCCACGTCGGTGGTGGCGTTGAGCCCGCGCGCGCCCTGCTCGACCAGGAGCTGAACCCACTCGTTGGGCGCCACGAACGCGCGCGCGGTGTCTTCCAGCGCGGCGACGCGGGCCAGGAGGCGGGCCGCCTCGGCGGTGTCCGCGCCCGCCTCCGGCGGCGTCCCACCCCGCGCCGCCTCCAGCGAATCGGCCGCCGCGTCGATGCGATCCAGGTAGCGGCGCTCGACCGCCCAGTTGGTGGTCCCCACCGAACTGCTGCCCTTGAAGAGCAGGTGCTCCAGCAGGTGCGCGACGCCGGTCTCGCCCGGCCGCTCGTTGGCGCTGCCCACGTCGAAGCGCACCACGAACGACACCGTCGGCGCGCCCGGACGCGGGAGCACCAGGAAGCGCATGCCGTTGTCGAGGGTCAGGCGGGTGACCGGCAGGTCCTGCGCGTACGACGGGGCGACCATGGCCGCGCCGCCCAGGATCGCCGCGACGGACGCGCCGATGATCGCCCGCCCGAACAGAGCTCCCGGACCCCGCGCGCCGCGCACGGGGCTACCGGTCCCCGAGCTCCGGCGGGGCCAGGCGAAGCAGGAGTCCGCCTTCCGCGCCGCCGCCGTCCACCCCCACGTAGATCGTCCCGTCGGGCGCCTGGCGCGCGAAGCGCACGCGCCAGCCGCGCTCCTCCAGCAGGCGCTCGGCGTGCTGCACGCGCTCGCCATCGACCACGAGACGCAGCAGGTGCCGCTGCGCCAGCGCGGCCACGAACGCGTTGCCCGTCCACCCCGGGAAACGGTCGCCCGTGTAGAAGGACAGGTCGCTCGGGCCGATAGACGGCACGAAGAAGTAGGCGGGCTGCTCCATGCCGTCGGCGTGCGTCGGGGCCTCCGGCGGGTCCTCGCCCGTGTCGTCGCGACCGAACGTGATGGCGGGCCAGCCGTAGTTGGCGCCGGGCCGGATGACGTTGATCTCGTCGCCGCCGATGGGTCCGTGCTCGTTGCTCCAGAGCGCGCCCGTCGCGGGGTGGAAGACCAGTCCCTGCGGGTTGCGGTGGCCCAGGCTCCAGACCTCGGGGCGGGCGTCCGATCGCCCGACGAACGGGTTGTCCGGCGGCACGCCGCCGTCGTCCAGCAGCCGGATCAGCTTGCCGCCGTGGTCGGCGGCGTCCTGCGCGCGGGCGCCCTCGCCGCGGTCACCCACGGTGACGTAGAGGTAGCCGTCGCGTAGGGCGACGCGGCC from Gemmatimonadota bacterium encodes:
- a CDS encoding pitrilysin family protein, producing MRGARGPGALFGRAIIGASVAAILGGAAMVAPSYAQDLPVTRLTLDNGMRFLVLPRPGAPTVSFVVRFDVGSANERPGETGVAHLLEHLLFKGSSSVGTTNWAVERRYLDRIDAAADSLEAARGGTPPEAGADTAEAARLLARVAALEDTARAFVAPNEWVQLLVEQGARGLNATTDVDATTYFVELPSNRIELWFALEADRMSDPVFREFYTERDVVAEERRLRVEDQSGGRLEQALLAAAYRVHPYGVPVIGHARDLGALTRARVRAYHERYYGPNNAIVAVVGDVDEDAVAAYAERYFGRIPRRDEPPPVGRAEPPQAAPRRAHVSFDAEPQVRLAWHTVTAGHPDAAALSVLASVLAGGTTSRLYKRLVLEDRSALAVFAGGGPGAKFPGLMTISAAPLAPHDNAALEAAILEEVARLAAAPPSERELAAVRNQVEVGEVERLSSNLGLAFQLAASETLFDDWRATFRATAELRAVTAEDVSRVAAAYLRAAAVTVATLSREEEP
- a CDS encoding PQQ-dependent sugar dehydrogenase → AAIGAAAPAPAAAQGPPPPARLAARSLGVERSERETYAVRVVAEGLRTPWSIAFLANDEFLVTERGAGRLARLNLWTRSLEYVDGLPDIQLGGDAGLRDVVLHPDYDANGWIYLSYSEPADSGSTLAVDRARLDGLTLVDRERLFTAAQSADTLVHYGGRVALRDGYLYVTVGDRGEGARAQDAADHGGKLIRLLDDGGVPPDNPFVGRSDARPEVWSLGHRNPQGLVFHPATGALWSNEHGPIGGDEINVIRPGANYGWPAITFGRDDTGEDPPEAPTHADGMEQPAYFFVPSIGPSDLSFYTGDRFPGWTGNAFVAALAQRHLLRLVVDGERVQHAERLLEERGWRVRFARQAPDGTIYVGVDGGGAEGGLLLRLAPPELGDR